The genomic window AAGCCCCTATATGCCTACCTCATCTTCGTTACAGGCGATGAACCCTCACTTCTGTCCCCGTTTCCGCACACGCACCAATCCCCACTGGGGCTCCCTTCCCCTTCGGCATCACCCCCACCTTCATGCGCCCCAGCTCCCCACTCACATCCGCCCCCTATTGGGCTGGCTCTAGCTTGCATGAGCAAAAGGTGGCCCAGggcccagccttccaggctgTCCGCTGGACCCCTTCTCTGGGAAAGGGGGCAGAGCTACTGCCACTGACAAGACCTTTGGGCCCTCGTGCTAGACAGGCCTTCGAATCCACCTGCTCCAGCCCAGAGAGCAGGCCTAGGCCGTGCCTCCCACACCGCAGCCGACCTCAGAGCACCCTGCTTCAACTGTGAGTTTTTTCTTGGCACTCCTCTGAAACGGAAAGGGTATCAGTCCTGACTAGGGGGAATGTGAGGTCCATTCTGCATCTCCATCCACCTTAGCTGTCTCCTTGGAAGAGGACAGTAAGGGAGTTTGAGGTGCACTGACACAGTCATTTCTGAACAGTGAAGAGATGACAGGCAGGGTGGCCCTCTTGAAAAGTCAGCCAGAAGTAGCTGTATCTGATGCACTAGGTGGCAGGGAGTGAGTCTTGGAGTAAATGGGACTGAAAACTTAGAAAAACCAAATAAATGCCAAAGAGACTGTCCCTATGGGGAATACCTGGAACATGGGTCTTTGAAGtgtggaaaaatgaaagaaatccaaTTTGACCAGGGCCTTTAGTGCCAAAGAGATGGCTAGCAGGAGAGTGGTGAGAAAGGAGAAGTGGAGAGTTCACATGAGCGGAGATGGGAAGAAATGGATCCAAATCCCAGTGCGAAAAAGCAGGAGACTTAAAGTTAGCCTGGCAGGATGATGAGAAAAGGACACCTTGTCCTAGGGTAGAGGCGAGGGTGCAGATCTGGGGGAAGAAGGCTTAATGGGAACAGTTTCTCAAACTAGACATTCGGAAGTCAATACAAGGGCCAAAACCAAAATGCTCCTGGAGGTACCTGTTTTTGAAAGAGGTAGGAAAGGTGACATGGAGCAGGGGTCTCCATCCCCCAGGCCACAGgccagtaccagtctgtggcctgttaggaagcgGGAGCACAAAGCAGGAGGTGGGCGGcgggtgagtgagcattaccgcctgagctccttCTCCTGGCAGATCAgcagaggcattagattctcacaggagtgcaAACCCCACTGTGAACtccacatgcaagggatctagattgcacactccttatgagaatctaatgcctgatgatctgagatggaacagtttcatcccaaaatcaTCTCCCCGCTGCTATCCCCCTCCATCCACTggtggaaaaattgttttccacaaaaccagtccctggtaccaaaaaggttggggactgctgacaAGGAGCATGAGTGTGAAAGGTGCAGAGGTCTATGCCAGGAGACAGCCATCTCCAATAGAAGCCCTCAGCTATGCACAAACTGCTTAATGTcattcaaagaaaataatgtcGCCCATCTTGCCTCCGAGCTTTAGCCCCAATCACAGCAACTGCTATTTCCTGACGCTTACGCACCAGAGATGGTGATAAGAGCACTGCACACATTATCTCAGttaatcctcataacagcccAATGAGTTGGTATTACTATCcccaatttatagatgaggaaacaggctcagagaggtgaagtaatcTGACCAGGTTACATAGCTAAGTGGAGTCAGGATCTGAATCCAAGAAGACTGTCTCTACAGCCCATGTTCTTAATAATCCATCCTGGGCTCCTCCAGAACCTGTGGGAAACTCAGAGGATGCCAAATGATAAATTCCTAAAAACCTCACTCCATTACATATCAGAAGAAAGAGAGGACACCTCTGTGAACCTGGAGTGATTAATCCCATCAGGGCACTTAGAGATGCTCCTCTTTGAAAGGGGAAAGAACCATCCCCCGATGTGGGGTGATCCCACATCTGCTGTATGTTTGAAGGTGATAAGCAATGGACAGTTCACCTCTGGCATGCCTGAGGAAAAGAGACCCTCCCCACCATCTCTGAGGGGCAGCCCTATTTCTGGATACATTAGGGAAACCCTGCCCTAGGATCTGAGGGAAACACAGTCTCCACTCCAGGTGCCTGCTCACTCTCCTGGAGCCTCTGGCCGTCACACCCTATTGCAGCTCCTGGGTTTGGCTGGGGCACAGGATTAACCATCCCCAGGAAATGCCTCCCTCCGGTCCAGGCAGGGATCCCAGCATACACACCcctggtggtggcagtgggggaGAAAGGGGGAAGGTGGAATGCTTCCTTCTCTCCAGGTCAGGGAAGAGATCTGGGGACCACCTGGGGGCCCTCACCCCTCCTGCCTCCTTGCTGGGGAAGTGCCCAGTCCAGTGCCCCCTCCATGgccacctccctccctctagCTGTGCCGGGGCATGAATCAGCTCTCACAGCTTGTTAAAGCTAGACTTCTTGTTTTCATGCCCTCACCTCAGGAAACAGAGTTACAGCTTTTCCAGCTCTACTCAGCAGGGGGCCAGGGTCCTCACTTTATAAACATCCCCAGCCTGTGAGAGCAGAGGGCAGGGAGATAGTGTGAGACAGGAGCCCAGGGGATAAAGAGAGAAACTAAGACTCAAGGAGCAACGCAAAGCAAAGTCAAGGAGTCAAGACCAGAGTAGCTGAGCAGAGGCCAAGAAGGGTCCGAGAGGGCTGTGCAGCAGCAATGGCCCTAAGGATGCTCTGGGCTGGACAGGCCAAGGGGATCCTAGGAGGCTGGGGGATCATCTGCTTCGTGATGTCTCTACTCCTCCAGCACCCAGGAGTCTACAGCAAGTGCTACTTCCAAGCTCAAGGTAAAGTGGGGTGAGGCATTAGGAATGGAGGAGCAGCAGAGAGGGCACAGGGAGGATGGGGCCTTACAGATGATCCCGTGTCAAAATACCCAGGTTCCCTCCAGCTGTGAAACAGGAAAGACAAACTAAACATGGGGATAGTGCGTACTTACTGTCTCCACCCCAGACCAGAAGAGCCTCTGCCTCTCATCAGCACTCCTACACCTAACATTTCCCGTTCTTCCCTAGCCCCCTGTCACTATGAGGGGAAGTATTTCACCCTGGGCGAGTCTTGGCTCCGCAAGGACTGTTTCCATTGCACTTGTCTGCATCCTGTTGGCGTGGGCTGCTGTGACACGTGAGTGACCAAAGATGGCCAGAGAGAATGACTCTGATATGAGTGACTGAGGGATGACCAGGGAGTGACTAGATTGCTGTGATGTAAGAATGAACAGAAGAGCAATACAAGATGGGCCAAACCTGAAGGGACCAACACTAGTGTGAAAGATAAAGCTTCAGGCTATAAATCAGGGGAGGTTGGGGTGGACCTGGAGAGAAAATACTCctgttataaaacaaaaaaggccCACATATGGTAGGTGACAGCTTAGTTAGGAGGACCAAGGGGCCATGGAAAGGGGCTCTGGTGGGGGAAAACTGTGAGAGAGGGAACGTGTGGGCAGGGATAAAGGTAGCCTTTCACTGTGCTGACTCCTTCCCCCATCCTTGGTTCCCCAGGTCCCAGCATCCCATCGACTTCCCGGCTGGGTGTGAGGTACGTCAGGAGGCAGGAACTTGCCAGTTCTCCTTGGTGCAAAAATCTGACCCTCGGCTGCCCTGCAAAGGGGGAGGGCCTGACCCAGAATGGGGCTCAGCCAACACCCCTGTTCCTGGGCTTCCTGCTCCCCACTCCAGCTAAACTCAACTGATCACCCATCTGCTGACTGCTCACTGCTGCTGCCACTTCCAGGGAAACCACTAGCAGCTACCAATGtattctgaataaataaattaatgctaTAGCTGAAAGCCTGACTCTCACTGTCCACGACACTGGACCCCAGGTGGAAAAAGTGGGTCCCATTAGAGTCCAGGTGCTGAGTTCTCAGTATCTGGAAGGAACTAGCACCAGGGTGGGCCAGTTTCAGATGGTTATGGTGCTGGTGCTGGGGCCTGGGGCAGCATATGAGGCCAGGGTGGGGCTGGTAGGCAGCACCTTGATGGGGAGGTCCCAGCTGAAGGTGTCTACAGGTACTTGCTCAGGTCCTGTCCAGGTGGTAGGTTCGGGCTGTTCCATAGGGGGTAGGAGTACCAATCCTGGTTCTCGGGACGTTACAAATTCAAAATGCAATCTCCACTTCAAGGACACTATGGAAGAAAAAGATTAAGGTAGAAGCATTAGAAGCCAGCAGGAGTAAAAGCCAATGACAGGATATAGTTagtgaatgagaaaaaaacaacctgtATTCAGGAAGACAGGGAAAAGTCACAGGGCAGGGAGCTGTGATTAAGGGTTTTTCTGAAGCAATCGGGTATTTACCACAGATGTGAGCTGAAGATAGCAGTATTAAGTACCTAATAACCCAAGAGTGAGGCAGTCAAGTCTAGGTAGCGTGAAGTAATCAAAAATCAGTGTATCACAGGGTCCCAGTAGGTAGGCATGGGGAAGGAGTTCTATCAAGCTGTTAGGAGTTTAGGGGTCAGTGCATCTAAGAAACAGGAAGAGGTTGAAGGTCTGAGAAACTGTTCAGGGTCAGAGGCTAGACGTGGGTATGTCTGGGAGTGTGTATAAGGAATCAGGATCCATTACACCCTCCCTTAGCACAGCATTTTACTGtccccctctcccttctccagtAACAGTGAGGGTCTCACCAATGGCTGTACAGAAGCCTGGGGTGGAGCTGAGAGGGATTGGGAGGGAGAAGCTGGTTCTAGTTGTATGTAGGCAGGATTCCTGGTGCCGGGCATGAGTCACATGTGACACAGAGGGGACACCCCCTGCCCCACGTCGCCGCTGGTACTCAGGCTGTACACGCTCCTCGGTCTGTAAGCTGACTGAAAactgggagcaagagagaggtgtATGCTAACAGGAAGTGCTGTCTGTAGGTGAGGACAGCCCAACCTCAAGCTGTTTTACAAAGGGACCCTGGATGACACCACTATCCCCTTCTACATGCCACCCCTCTTTATACAGGCCTTCCACCCTAGCCCTTCAACCCCAGCACCCTAGCAGGTA from Pongo abelii isolate AG06213 chromosome 13, NHGRI_mPonAbe1-v2.0_pri, whole genome shotgun sequence includes these protein-coding regions:
- the MSMP gene encoding prostate-associated microseminoprotein yields the protein MALRMLWAGQAKGILGGWGIICFVMSLLLQHPGVYSKCYFQAQAPCHYEGKYFTLGESWLRKDCFHCTCLHPVGVGCCDTSQHPIDFPAGCEVRQEAGTCQFSLVQKSDPRLPCKGGGPDPEWGSANTPVPGLPAPHSS